A single Sylvia atricapilla isolate bSylAtr1 chromosome 29, bSylAtr1.pri, whole genome shotgun sequence DNA region contains:
- the LOC136372860 gene encoding collagen alpha-1(II) chain-like, with the protein MPGHRPAPGGRRSEPAAPGTGAAPRPALLLLLLLCLAAAAAAQDRDLPEAGSCLQDGHRYSDKDVWKPEPCQICVCDTGTVLCDEIICEDMRDCPNSEIPFGECCPICPTEQPSGCNLFISLH; encoded by the exons GCCCGGacaccgcccggcccccggcggCCGCCGCTCGgagcccgcagcccccggcacCGGAGCCGCCCCCCGGCCGgcgctgctgctcctcctcctcctttgcctcgccgccgccgccgccgcgcagGACAGAGACCTCC ccgaggctggcagctgcctgcaggacgGGCACCGCTACAGCGACAAGGACGTGTGGAAGCCGGAGCCGTGCCAGATCTGCGTGTGCGACACGGGGACAGTGCTATGCGACGAAATCATCTGCGAGGACATGCGGGACTGCCCCAACTCCGAGATCCCCTTCGGAGAGTGCTGCCCCATTTGCCCCACCGAGCAGCCCAGCggttgtaatttatttatttcccttcattAG